In Acinetobacter sp. WCHAc010034, a genomic segment contains:
- a CDS encoding amino acid permease, with amino-acid sequence MSQTHQDDVQSSPHELQRKLSNRHLQLIAIGGAIGTGLFMGSGKTISLAGPSILFIYMIIGLMFFFLMRALGEILLSNLHYKSFIDMAHDLIGPGAGYYIGWSYWLGWILVGIADLAAIINYLSFWLPPDMAFTPMGQALISAGCVLFVLGLNLLTVKLFGEIEFWFALIKILAILGLIFIGGFMVFNHFHAPDGTVSGFSNVWAHGGMFPKGLDGFLAGFQIALFAFVGVELLGTMAAETKDPEKNLPKAVNAIPTRIILFYVLSLFVVMSVTPWDKIPADQSPFVSLFLHAGIPTSAIIMNLVVLSSVMSSMNSGVFSTSRMLFGLARGGQAPQALARLSKRAVPAQGLIFSCLFIMAGAGLQYFVPNTVEAFTLASSLCVILFISIWGLIMVCYLRYRKLQPQKHTDSTFKMPGGVWMSYIVLAFLLFALVILSLEPDTLKALKISPLWLVILAVTYRMLYLPRVRKRQLEQL; translated from the coding sequence ATGAGCCAAACGCATCAAGATGACGTGCAATCGTCGCCTCATGAGCTGCAGCGCAAGCTGTCCAACCGCCATTTGCAGCTGATCGCCATCGGCGGCGCCATTGGCACGGGCCTGTTTATGGGCTCAGGCAAAACCATTTCCCTTGCAGGGCCATCCATCCTGTTTATTTACATGATTATTGGCCTGATGTTTTTCTTTTTAATGCGCGCGCTGGGCGAAATCCTGCTGTCCAACCTGCATTACAAATCCTTTATTGATATGGCGCATGACCTGATTGGGCCGGGCGCCGGATACTATATCGGCTGGTCGTACTGGCTGGGCTGGATTCTGGTCGGCATTGCGGACTTGGCGGCCATTATCAACTACCTCAGTTTCTGGCTGCCGCCGGATATGGCCTTTACTCCGATGGGGCAGGCCTTAATCAGCGCCGGCTGCGTGCTGTTTGTGCTGGGCCTGAACCTGCTGACGGTCAAGCTGTTTGGCGAAATTGAATTCTGGTTTGCGCTGATCAAGATTTTAGCCATTTTAGGGCTGATTTTTATCGGCGGCTTTATGGTGTTCAATCATTTCCATGCGCCGGACGGCACGGTTTCAGGCTTCAGCAATGTCTGGGCGCACGGCGGCATGTTCCCTAAAGGCCTCGATGGCTTCTTAGCCGGCTTCCAGATTGCGCTGTTCGCCTTTGTCGGCGTGGAGCTGCTGGGCACCATGGCGGCTGAAACCAAAGACCCTGAAAAGAACCTGCCTAAGGCGGTGAATGCGATTCCAACGCGCATTATCCTGTTCTATGTGCTGTCTTTGTTTGTGGTGATGTCGGTAACGCCGTGGGATAAAATTCCAGCGGATCAAAGCCCGTTTGTCTCGCTGTTCCTGCATGCCGGCATTCCGACTTCCGCCATCATTATGAATCTGGTGGTGCTGTCTTCGGTAATGTCTTCAATGAACAGCGGCGTATTCTCGACCAGCCGCATGCTGTTCGGCTTGGCGCGCGGCGGCCAGGCGCCTCAGGCATTGGCGCGTTTGTCCAAGCGCGCGGTTCCTGCGCAGGGCCTGATCTTCTCCTGCCTGTTCATTATGGCGGGCGCCGGCCTGCAGTACTTTGTGCCGAATACCGTGGAAGCCTTTACGCTGGCCAGCTCCCTGTGCGTGATTCTGTTCATCAGCATCTGGGGCCTGATCATGGTGTGCTACCTGCGCTACCGCAAGCTTCAGCCGCAGAAGCATACGGATTCGACCTTTAAAATGCCGGGCGGCGTATGGATGAGCTATATTGTTCTGGCTTTCCTGCTGTTCGCGCTGGTTATTTTAAGCTTGGAGCCGGATACCTTGAAAGCGCTGAAAATCAGCCCGCTGTGGCTGGTGATTCTGGCGGTGACTTACCGGATGCTGTATCTGCCGAGGGTGAGAAAGCGCCAGCTGGAACAGCTGTAA
- a CDS encoding acyltransferase family protein — MRNYKIDVLRGICILLVLLHHFNIPYKLHDTFLGMQVFGESLSTLLARNGNYGVTMFFVISGFLITRHTLQRSGSLAQIRLKDFYIRRTARIVPCLLLLAAMVTALGALGLKPFINQAPNGMEVPYGLTLAAAFTFWMNILIIEYGWVNYALGVLWSLSVEEVFYLAFPVLCLALGRGKGFIIFLLLVIGYAPYFRAMHFGEESGAYLYHYFSSFDGIAIGCLTALAAHRFQGAMPHPKLTAAAVSALMAALYLYAPIKEVSTWGISVFALLAAVLIFCFAQDAKIEASAPSAKALAWIGQRSYEMYLFHLIVLGLMKAAYFPKETLPAEKLMLLPLYFIAVFILSWAVEKYYSAPLNLKIRRKWLKP, encoded by the coding sequence ATGCGAAATTATAAAATAGACGTTCTCCGCGGCATCTGCATTCTTCTGGTGCTGCTCCACCACTTCAATATTCCCTATAAGCTGCATGATACTTTTTTAGGCATGCAGGTTTTTGGCGAAAGCCTCAGCACGCTGCTTGCGCGCAATGGCAATTACGGCGTGACCATGTTTTTTGTCATTTCCGGTTTCCTGATTACCCGGCACACGCTGCAGAGAAGTGGCTCGCTGGCGCAGATCCGGCTGAAGGATTTTTATATCCGCCGTACCGCGCGGATTGTGCCGTGCCTGCTGCTGCTGGCAGCCATGGTCACAGCGCTTGGCGCCTTGGGCTTGAAGCCCTTTATCAATCAGGCGCCGAACGGCATGGAGGTGCCTTATGGCTTGACGCTGGCTGCGGCTTTCACCTTCTGGATGAATATCCTGATTATTGAATACGGCTGGGTCAATTACGCGCTGGGCGTGCTGTGGTCCCTGTCGGTCGAAGAGGTATTTTATCTGGCATTTCCTGTGCTGTGTTTGGCGCTTGGCCGAGGCAAAGGTTTTATCATTTTCCTGCTCCTTGTTATTGGTTATGCGCCGTATTTCCGCGCCATGCATTTTGGCGAGGAAAGCGGCGCCTATCTGTATCACTATTTTTCCAGCTTTGACGGCATCGCCATCGGCTGCCTGACTGCTTTGGCAGCGCACAGGTTTCAGGGCGCAATGCCTCATCCGAAGCTGACGGCGGCTGCGGTTTCAGCCTTGATGGCGGCTTTATATCTTTATGCGCCGATTAAAGAGGTCAGCACTTGGGGCATCAGTGTTTTTGCCCTGCTTGCTGCGGTTTTAATTTTCTGTTTTGCGCAGGATGCAAAAATAGAAGCCAGTGCGCCATCGGCAAAAGCTTTGGCCTGGATTGGCCAGCGCAGCTATGAAATGTATTTGTTTCATTTAATTGTTCTGGGGCTGATGAAGGCCGCCTATTTCCCCAAAGAAACTCTGCCTGCCGAAAAGCTGATGCTGCTGCCGCTGTATTTTATTGCGGTGTTCATCTTAAGCTGGGCGGTTGAAAAATATTATTCAGCGCCGCTGAATCTGAAGATCCGCAGGAAATGGCTGAAGCCTTAA
- the hemJ gene encoding protoporphyrinogen oxidase HemJ: MDAPSDAFLWVKALHIIAVVCWFAALFYLPRLYVYHAMSDDTVSHQRFEVMERKLYRGIMWPAMIATLISAHFLVDWGDATRHYHEALWFYLKVGLVGLLVIYHFVCGYYRKKLIGNAHYKSHKFWRFFNEMPTVILLAVVILVVVKPSF, from the coding sequence ATGGATGCTCCTTCTGATGCTTTCCTCTGGGTAAAAGCATTACATATTATTGCCGTGGTGTGCTGGTTTGCAGCGCTGTTTTACCTGCCGCGGCTTTATGTTTACCACGCCATGAGCGATGACACGGTCAGCCATCAGCGTTTTGAAGTAATGGAACGCAAGCTGTACCGCGGCATCATGTGGCCGGCAATGATCGCAACGCTGATCAGCGCGCATTTTCTGGTGGACTGGGGCGATGCCACCCGCCACTACCATGAAGCGCTGTGGTTCTATCTGAAGGTCGGCCTGGTTGGCCTGCTGGTGATTTACCACTTTGTCTGCGGCTATTACCGCAAGAAATTGATTGGCAACGCCCACTACAAGTCGCACAAGTTCTGGCGCTTCTTTAATGAAATGCCGACGGTGATTTTACTGGCTGTAGTGATTCTGGTGGTGGTGAAGCCAAGCTTCTAA
- a CDS encoding beta-ketoacyl synthase N-terminal-like domain-containing protein yields the protein MKRVVITGMGINSCIGNTLEDVTHSLQNGISGTRFNPIYAEMNFKSHVSAAAEQDFDGIDRRLKRFMGVCAMYAYNAALAAVEHAGLTAEQIGGNPRYGIAGGSGGGSTASVVEMKELLDTKGARKVGPFFVPRNMSNTITANVGVAFKMQGIAHTITSACATSADAIGYAYNLIQLGKQDLMLAGGGEEDHWSQSLLFDAMGALCSKYNDTPETASRPYSADRDGFVIAGGGGFVVLESLEHAQARGANILAEVVGYAANSDGADMVAPSGEGATRCILMALEEAKQHGADTIDYVNTHGTSTPAGDVTELKAMERAFGEGQVPPLSSTKSMTGHSLGAAGVQEAIYSVLMMQNDFIAPNINVTELDEGAKGFDIVLEKRDAKLNTVMSNSFGFGGVNACLIFKKWEG from the coding sequence ATGAAACGTGTTGTAATCACTGGCATGGGCATTAACTCATGCATTGGTAATACATTGGAAGATGTCACTCACTCTTTGCAAAACGGGATTTCAGGAACACGTTTTAACCCCATTTATGCGGAAATGAATTTTAAAAGCCATGTCAGCGCAGCCGCTGAACAGGACTTTGACGGCATTGACCGCCGCCTGAAGCGCTTTATGGGCGTATGCGCCATGTATGCCTATAACGCAGCCTTGGCCGCCGTTGAGCATGCCGGCTTAACCGCTGAACAGATTGGCGGCAACCCGCGCTACGGCATTGCCGGCGGTTCAGGCGGCGGCTCTACCGCCTCTGTGGTGGAAATGAAAGAACTGCTGGACACCAAAGGCGCGCGCAAAGTCGGCCCGTTTTTTGTGCCGCGCAACATGTCCAACACCATTACCGCCAACGTCGGCGTTGCCTTTAAAATGCAGGGCATTGCGCACACCATCACCAGCGCCTGCGCAACGTCTGCAGATGCAATCGGCTATGCCTACAACCTGATTCAATTGGGCAAGCAGGACTTAATGCTGGCCGGCGGCGGCGAAGAAGACCACTGGTCGCAAAGCCTGCTGTTTGATGCCATGGGCGCACTGTGCTCTAAATACAATGACACGCCGGAAACTGCGTCACGCCCTTACTCTGCTGACCGCGACGGCTTTGTGATCGCCGGCGGCGGCGGCTTTGTGGTGCTGGAGTCTCTGGAGCATGCGCAGGCGCGCGGCGCGAACATCTTAGCTGAAGTAGTGGGCTACGCAGCCAACTCTGACGGCGCGGACATGGTTGCGCCATCGGGCGAAGGTGCGACACGCTGCATCCTGATGGCTTTGGAAGAAGCCAAGCAGCATGGCGCAGACACCATTGACTATGTGAATACCCACGGCACATCGACCCCTGCGGGCGACGTGACAGAACTGAAAGCCATGGAGCGCGCTTTCGGCGAAGGCCAAGTGCCGCCGCTCAGCTCAACCAAGTCAATGACAGGCCACAGCTTAGGCGCCGCCGGCGTGCAGGAAGCCATCTATTCGGTTCTGATGATGCAGAATGACTTTATTGCGCCGAACATCAACGTGACCGAGCTGGATGAAGGCGCGAAAGGCTTTGACATCGTACTTGAAAAACGCGACGCAAAACTGAATACTGTGATGAGTAACAGTTTCGGTTTTGGCGGCGTAAACGCCTGCCTCATTTTCAAAAAATGGGAAGGCTAA
- a CDS encoding EcsC family protein, with product MADSNNKHAAGFLSDAFGVAKKLSTAGVSLLNHAAPDSVSRIAPSANYAQAIEGAAQPQRIFASKSYEHPQQLLREHLPNVSRQLLGRHYSRVNNVAHFVSPQLSEKISDYLFEQLNQFSSSLSSVDDVLDQAGVRDLEELTQDAGRSRRLSQALAEQNKWIASLQGALTGATGAVGAAIDIPASLVMALRVIYQVGRSYGFDLSKESDQDIVQHIFKQIDLGLIAEKQAVLMALKTLSSTIQSSDLSQLQQMLGSGNDTEMLKKYLMDENGQYKWPWLNQLPKVSVLDKLAKLTPFASAGVGAVYSWRLVDEANQKAQQVFSHAREYLIQHADLQLPPLAAYEKSLELLAQAGPKLLESIKSIESSLKEPVLDQPIEISGNQNISQVKVLKKSHAAPASTEEKTAQVADELNALAKKEVAPSAAVPPQQPALAAAEDGFPDNDFLEEGFSDGSFAGSGLAAGELAGNDAAALNDAPAAAAEAGQAAEPPKKPARKRVTKKPANDAQK from the coding sequence ATGGCGGATTCTAATAATAAGCATGCAGCGGGTTTCCTGTCAGATGCCTTTGGAGTGGCTAAAAAGCTCAGCACGGCAGGCGTGTCGCTGCTGAATCACGCTGCGCCGGATTCGGTCAGCAGGATTGCGCCCTCTGCAAATTATGCGCAGGCCATAGAAGGCGCTGCGCAGCCCCAGCGCATTTTTGCATCAAAAAGCTATGAGCACCCGCAGCAGCTCCTGCGCGAGCATCTGCCGAATGTTTCGCGCCAGCTGCTGGGGCGCCACTACAGCAGGGTCAATAATGTGGCGCATTTTGTGTCGCCGCAGCTGTCAGAAAAAATTTCAGATTATTTATTCGAGCAGCTGAATCAGTTCAGCTCCAGCCTCAGCTCGGTGGATGACGTGCTGGATCAGGCCGGCGTGCGCGATCTGGAAGAGCTCACGCAGGATGCCGGCCGCTCCCGGCGCCTCAGCCAGGCTTTGGCGGAACAGAATAAATGGATTGCTTCGCTGCAGGGCGCGCTGACCGGGGCCACCGGCGCAGTGGGGGCGGCCATAGACATTCCGGCCTCGCTGGTCATGGCGCTGCGGGTGATCTATCAGGTTGGGCGCTCTTACGGCTTTGACCTGAGCAAGGAAAGCGATCAGGACATCGTGCAGCATATTTTCAAACAGATTGATTTGGGCCTGATTGCGGAAAAGCAGGCGGTGCTGATGGCTCTGAAAACCCTTTCCAGCACCATTCAGAGCAGCGATCTCAGCCAGCTGCAGCAGATGCTGGGTTCAGGCAATGACACCGAAATGCTGAAAAAGTACTTAATGGATGAAAACGGGCAGTATAAATGGCCGTGGCTGAATCAGCTGCCGAAAGTTTCTGTGCTGGACAAGCTGGCCAAGCTGACGCCGTTCGCCAGCGCAGGTGTAGGCGCTGTGTACAGCTGGCGCCTGGTGGATGAAGCCAATCAGAAGGCGCAGCAGGTGTTTTCGCATGCGCGCGAATATTTAATTCAGCATGCGGATCTGCAGCTGCCGCCGCTGGCTGCCTATGAAAAGTCTTTAGAGCTGCTGGCGCAGGCTGGGCCGAAGCTGCTGGAATCCATCAAGTCCATTGAAAGCAGCCTGAAAGAGCCGGTGCTGGATCAGCCGATTGAAATTTCCGGCAATCAGAATATCAGCCAGGTCAAAGTGCTGAAGAAATCTCATGCGGCTCCGGCCAGCACGGAAGAAAAAACCGCGCAAGTCGCTGATGAGCTGAATGCCTTGGCGAAAAAGGAAGTCGCGCCCAGCGCTGCCGTGCCGCCGCAGCAGCCCGCTTTAGCGGCGGCTGAAGATGGCTTTCCCGATAATGATTTTCTCGAGGAAGGCTTTTCCGATGGCAGTTTTGCCGGCAGCGGGCTTGCGGCGGGTGAGCTTGCAGGCAATGATGCGGCAGCGCTGAATGACGCGCCAGCCGCAGCTGCCGAAGCGGGGCAGGCCGCTGAGCCGCCTAAAAAGCCGGCTAGGAAAAGAGTTACAAAAAAACCGGCGAATGATGCGCAGAAATAA
- the rpsL gene encoding 30S ribosomal protein S12, which translates to MATTNQLIRKGRTTLVEKSKVPALKACPQRRGVCTRVYTTTPKKPNSAMRKVCRVRLTSGFEVSSYIGGEGHNLQEHSVVLIRGGRVKDLPGVRYHTVRGSLDCAGVKDRNQSRSKYGTKRPKK; encoded by the coding sequence ATGGCAACAACAAATCAGTTGATCCGCAAGGGTCGTACGACTTTAGTTGAAAAATCTAAAGTTCCTGCGTTGAAGGCTTGTCCGCAGCGTCGTGGTGTTTGTACACGTGTTTACACAACTACACCTAAAAAACCTAACTCAGCAATGCGTAAAGTTTGCCGTGTGCGCTTAACTTCAGGTTTTGAAGTTTCCAGCTACATCGGCGGTGAAGGCCATAACCTGCAAGAGCACAGTGTTGTTCTTATCCGCGGCGGCCGTGTTAAAGACTTACCGGGTGTACGTTACCACACCGTTCGCGGTTCTTTAGACTGTGCTGGCGTTAAAGACCGTAACCAGTCACGTTCTAAATACGGTACTAAGCGTCCTAAGAAGTAA
- the rpsG gene encoding 30S ribosomal protein S7 translates to MPRRRVVAAREILPDPKFSSQTIAKFMNHVMQDGKKSIAESIVYGALDRVQEKNKVDPVEFFEATLEKVRPMVEVKARRVGGATYQVPMEVRPSRRTALAMRWLVDSAAKRSEKTMALRLAGELLDAAEGKGAAIKKREDVHRMAEANKAFSHYRF, encoded by the coding sequence ATGCCAAGACGTCGCGTAGTTGCTGCTCGTGAAATCCTTCCGGATCCTAAGTTCAGCAGCCAAACAATCGCTAAATTCATGAACCACGTAATGCAAGATGGTAAAAAATCTATTGCTGAAAGTATCGTTTACGGTGCTTTAGACCGCGTTCAAGAAAAAAACAAAGTAGACCCGGTTGAATTTTTTGAAGCTACGCTTGAAAAAGTTCGCCCTATGGTTGAAGTAAAAGCACGCCGTGTCGGCGGTGCTACTTATCAAGTACCTATGGAAGTGCGCCCATCCCGTCGTACTGCCTTAGCTATGCGTTGGTTGGTAGACTCTGCTGCTAAGCGTTCTGAAAAAACTATGGCTTTACGTCTTGCTGGCGAGCTGCTTGATGCAGCTGAAGGCAAAGGCGCAGCGATCAAAAAACGTGAAGACGTGCACCGTATGGCTGAAGCCAACAAAGCCTTCTCTCACTACCGTTTCTAA
- the fusA gene encoding elongation factor G, producing the protein MARQTPISRYRNIGISAHIDAGKTTTTERILFYTGVSHKIGEVHDGAATMDWMEQEQERGITITSAATTTFWSGMSKQFPEHRINVIDTPGHVDFTIEVERSMRVLDGACMVYCAVGGVQPQSETVWRQANKYQVPRLAFVNKMDRTGANFFRVVEQMKTRLGAAPVPVVIPVGAEENFQGVIDLIEMKAIIWDEASQGMQFEYGEIPAELQATAEEWRTNMVEAAAEASEELMDKYLEEGELSKEDIVAGLRVQTLACQIQPMLCGTAFKNKGVQRMLDAVIEFLPSPTEVKAIEGVLDDKAETKAIREASDEAPFSALAFKIMNDKFVGNLTFVRVYSGVLKQGDSVYNPVKSKRERIGRIVQMHANDRQDVEEIRAGDIAACVGLKDVTTGDTLCDEKNIITLERMEFPEPVIALAVEPKTKADQEKMSIALGRLAKEDPSFRVRTDEESGQTIIAGMGELHLDIIVDRMKREFGVEANIGKPMVSYRETIKKSVEQEGKFVRQTGGKGKFGHVYVRLEPMDPESEKDYEFVEEVVGGVVPKEFFGAVDKGIQERMKNGVLAGYPVVGIKATLFDGSYHDVDSDELSFKMAGSYAFRDGFMKADPILLEPIMKVEVETPEDYMGDIMGDLNRRRGMVQGMDDLPGGTKAIKAEVPLAEMFGYATQMRSMSQGRATYSMEFAKYAETPRNVAEGIISKFQSGGKKGDDE; encoded by the coding sequence ATGGCTCGTCAAACCCCAATTTCTCGTTATCGTAACATTGGTATTTCTGCGCACATTGATGCTGGTAAAACCACAACTACAGAACGTATTTTGTTCTACACAGGTGTATCTCACAAAATTGGTGAAGTGCATGATGGTGCAGCAACAATGGACTGGATGGAGCAAGAGCAGGAACGTGGTATTACCATTACTTCTGCTGCTACGACTACATTCTGGTCAGGTATGTCTAAACAGTTCCCTGAACACCGTATCAACGTAATTGATACACCGGGACACGTTGACTTCACAATTGAAGTTGAACGTTCTATGCGTGTTCTTGATGGTGCGTGTATGGTTTACTGTGCTGTAGGCGGTGTTCAGCCTCAGTCTGAAACTGTATGGCGTCAAGCGAACAAATACCAAGTGCCTCGTTTAGCATTCGTGAACAAGATGGACCGTACTGGCGCCAACTTCTTCCGTGTTGTTGAACAAATGAAGACACGTTTAGGTGCAGCTCCTGTACCTGTAGTAATCCCTGTTGGCGCTGAAGAAAACTTCCAAGGCGTAATCGACTTGATCGAAATGAAAGCGATCATTTGGGATGAAGCTTCACAAGGCATGCAGTTCGAATACGGTGAAATCCCGGCTGAACTTCAAGCTACTGCTGAAGAATGGCGCACCAACATGGTTGAAGCTGCTGCTGAAGCTTCTGAAGAGCTAATGGACAAATACCTAGAAGAAGGCGAACTATCTAAAGAAGATATCGTTGCTGGTCTACGTGTTCAAACTTTGGCTTGTCAAATTCAACCAATGCTTTGCGGTACAGCGTTCAAAAACAAAGGTGTTCAACGTATGTTGGACGCAGTAATTGAATTCTTACCGTCGCCTACAGAAGTTAAAGCGATTGAAGGTGTTCTTGACGACAAAGCTGAAACTAAAGCGATTCGTGAAGCATCTGACGAAGCTCCGTTCTCTGCGCTTGCGTTCAAAATCATGAACGACAAATTCGTAGGTAACTTAACTTTCGTACGTGTTTACTCTGGTGTTCTTAAGCAAGGTGATTCTGTTTATAACCCAGTTAAATCTAAACGTGAACGTATCGGCCGTATCGTGCAAATGCACGCGAACGATCGTCAAGACGTTGAAGAAATCCGCGCGGGCGACATCGCTGCGTGTGTAGGCCTGAAAGACGTAACTACAGGCGACACGCTGTGTGATGAGAAAAACATCATTACACTTGAGCGTATGGAATTCCCAGAGCCAGTAATTGCATTGGCTGTTGAACCAAAAACTAAAGCTGACCAAGAAAAAATGTCAATTGCTTTAGGCCGTTTGGCTAAGGAAGATCCATCATTCCGCGTTCGTACTGACGAAGAGTCAGGTCAAACAATTATTGCTGGTATGGGTGAACTTCACCTTGACATCATTGTTGACCGTATGAAGCGTGAATTCGGTGTTGAAGCAAACATTGGTAAACCAATGGTTTCTTACCGCGAAACGATTAAAAAATCGGTTGAGCAGGAAGGCAAATTCGTACGTCAAACTGGTGGTAAAGGTAAATTTGGTCACGTATACGTACGTTTAGAGCCAATGGATCCTGAATCAGAAAAAGATTACGAATTCGTTGAAGAAGTTGTTGGCGGTGTAGTTCCTAAGGAATTCTTCGGTGCTGTGGATAAAGGTATCCAAGAGCGTATGAAGAATGGTGTCCTTGCTGGTTACCCAGTTGTTGGCATTAAAGCTACATTGTTTGACGGTTCTTACCACGATGTCGATTCGGACGAATTATCGTTCAAAATGGCAGGTTCTTACGCCTTCCGTGACGGTTTTATGAAAGCAGATCCTATCTTGCTTGAACCGATCATGAAAGTTGAAGTAGAAACTCCAGAAGACTACATGGGCGATATCATGGGTGACTTAAACCGTCGCCGCGGTATGGTTCAAGGTATGGATGACTTGCCTGGCGGTACTAAAGCAATTAAAGCTGAAGTTCCACTTGCAGAGATGTTTGGTTACGCGACTCAAATGCGTTCTATGTCTCAAGGCCGTGCAACATACTCTATGGAATTTGCTAAATATGCTGAAACACCGCGTAACGTGGCTGAAGGCATCATTTCTAAGTTCCAGTCTGGCGGTAAAAAAGGTGACGACGAGTAA
- the tuf gene encoding elongation factor Tu: MAKAKFERNKPHVNVGTIGHVDHGKTTLTAAIATVCAKTFGGEAKDYAAIDSAPEEKARGITINTSHVEYDSSIRHYAHVDCPGHADYVKNMITGAAQMDGAILVCAATDGPMPQTREHILLSRQVGVPYIVVFLNKCDLVDDEELLELVEMEVRELLSTYDFPGDDTPVIRGSALLALNGDQGQYGEPAVVALVEALDSYIPEPERAIDKAFLMPIEDVFSISGRGTVVTGRVESGIVKVGEEVEIVGIKDTVKTTVTGVEMFRKLLDEGRAGENCGVLLRGTKREDVQRGQVLAKPGAIKPHTKFDAEVYVLSKEEGGRHTPFLNGYRPQFYFRTTDVTGAIKLQDGVEMVMPGDNVEMSVELIHPIAMDAGLRFAIREGGRTVGAGVVAKVIA; the protein is encoded by the coding sequence ATGGCTAAGGCTAAGTTTGAACGTAATAAGCCACACGTTAACGTGGGCACAATCGGTCACGTTGACCATGGTAAAACAACTTTAACAGCTGCTATTGCAACTGTATGTGCTAAAACTTTTGGCGGCGAAGCGAAAGACTACGCTGCAATTGACTCTGCACCTGAAGAAAAAGCGCGCGGTATTACAATTAATACTTCTCACGTAGAATACGATTCTTCAATCCGCCACTACGCTCACGTAGACTGCCCGGGCCACGCCGATTATGTTAAAAACATGATTACTGGTGCTGCTCAGATGGACGGCGCGATCCTTGTATGTGCTGCGACTGACGGTCCTATGCCGCAAACTCGTGAACACATCCTTCTGTCTCGCCAAGTAGGCGTTCCATACATCGTTGTATTCTTAAACAAATGCGACCTTGTAGACGACGAAGAACTGCTTGAACTGGTAGAAATGGAAGTTCGTGAACTTCTTTCTACTTATGATTTCCCAGGCGACGACACTCCAGTAATTCGCGGTTCAGCGCTTCTTGCGCTTAACGGTGACCAAGGTCAATACGGCGAGCCAGCTGTAGTTGCTCTTGTTGAAGCGCTTGATTCTTACATTCCAGAGCCAGAGCGCGCTATCGACAAAGCATTCCTGATGCCAATCGAAGACGTATTCTCTATTTCTGGCCGCGGTACAGTAGTAACTGGCCGTGTTGAATCAGGTATCGTGAAAGTAGGCGAAGAAGTTGAAATCGTTGGTATCAAAGATACAGTTAAAACAACTGTAACTGGCGTAGAAATGTTCCGTAAGCTTCTTGACGAAGGCCGTGCGGGCGAGAACTGTGGTGTTCTTCTTCGCGGTACTAAGCGTGAAGACGTTCAGCGCGGTCAAGTATTGGCTAAGCCGGGCGCAATCAAGCCGCACACTAAATTCGATGCGGAAGTATACGTACTTTCTAAAGAAGAAGGCGGCCGTCACACTCCATTCCTTAACGGCTACCGTCCACAGTTCTACTTCCGTACAACTGACGTAACTGGCGCGATCAAGCTGCAAGACGGCGTTGAAATGGTTATGCCTGGCGACAACGTTGAAATGTCAGTAGAACTGATCCACCCGATCGCAATGGACGCTGGCTTACGCTTCGCGATCCGTGAAGGCGGCCGTACAGTTGGTGCTGGTGTTGTTGCGAAAGTAATTGCATAA